GATGGGTTCAGTAATAACCGGCACACCTTCTTCAGGATAAACAAAGGCCACAGGCGAACCATTGTTCATCGCACGGATAGCCAAGTAATCCACGATCATACCATAACTCATTTGACCAGAAGCCACGTTTTCAACCACGGCACCATTACCTTCAGTAATCATTGGGCTATTGGCTTGTAAAGCTTCATAAAATTCCCAACCAAAACCTTCAGAACGTGTTAACACGCCTAAGTTGTAAGCAGCCGCACCAGAATATAAGGGGCTAGGCATAACGACTTGTTCAGCATTGGCTTCGTCGGTTAAAGCAGACCATGAAGTAGGGGCTTCTTCAACGTTGTCCGTATTGTAAACAATCCCCGTTGTCATAATTTTAGTTCCCGCATAGAAGTTATCGGCATCCACAAAAGCCGGATCAATCGCTTCGGCTTCAGGTGAAGCATATTCTAATAACATATCTTGCTCTTTGAACGATTCAAAGGTTACGGCATCCGCTAATAAAATCACGTCGGCTAACACTTCACCCGCGGTTGCTTCTGCATTGATTTTGCTAACAACTTCTTCGGTTCCAGAACGGAAGATATTTACTGTTACATTTGGGAATAATTCATTGTAAGCAGCCACTAATTGTTCAGCATCCACGTCTGGTTGTGATGTATAAAATTCAATTTCGCCTTCAAGTGATTCGTTGACTTCTTGGGCCGAAACCGCCACATTGGTTGCTAAAATTGAGCTTAATAGTAAACTAGTAACCGCTAGACGTTTTACAAATTTTTTCATGATAAAGCCTCCATTTGTTTTTCTATATTGTTTAATACTTCAACATTTGCAGAACCCACAGACACCGGCGACACCGTCACAAAGCCCTCTTTGACTGCTTGTAAATCCTGACTTTGTGCCTTACCTTCCACATTAAAAAGACTCTTCATCCAATAAATATCACTGCCTCTGGAGTCGCTGTCTTTAATGATATCAAAGCGTTTGGCCTCAACATCCATCTCAACCACTTGGATGCCTTTAACATCAACCGGCTGAGTACCAGGGATATTTACATTTAAAAGGGTTTGACGGGGTAAAGAAATTTCAAGTAGGGGTTGGATGTAGCGACCGAGAATTTCGGCGACCCAATCATAATGGATGCGCTCGTCAGCGTCGCGGGCAGCCGATAAAGCAATGGCCGGTAAGCCGTAAAGAATGGCTTCGCGCGCCGCTCCAATCGTGCCGGAATAAAAGACATCCTGCCCCACGTTGGCGCCATGGTTGATGCCCGACAAAACGAGGTCAGGTTGCTTGTCTGCAAATAAGGTTTCTAGCCCCCATTTGAGGCAGTCCACCGGCGTACCGTCGACACTGTAAACCGTGACCGTGTCGTTGTGCGATAATTTTGCCGCCCTTAAGGGCGTCTTGGTCGTAATCGAATGTCCATGTCCGCTACGTTCCCTATCAGGGGCAACCACGGTTACCTGACCGAATTGGCTGAGGACGTTGGTTAAAACTTTAATCCCTTGAGCATTCACCCCATCATCATTCGTAACTAAAAATTGTCTTATTGAGAGCACCTCCAAAAACTAAAAGATTTCCTACTCAACTAGTTTAACAAGCGAATGTAAATTTCTTGTTTAATTCAAGTTAAGATAATGTAAATGCAAAATCGCCTGATTTTTGATAGGATTAGCTAATTAAGGAAAGGGTGTGGACACAGGATGCGATTAGAAGTGTTGGGTTTTTGGGGTGGAACCCCCGAACGTGGTGGGGCAACGTCAGGTTATCTGTTGCATTTAGACCAAGGTGTCTTGATGCTGGATTGTGGTAGCGGGGTGATGAGTGAGCTGTCGCGGCGGATGGCTTTCCACAAAGTTCGCTATCTCATCCTGTCACACCTACACTTTGATCACATTGCCGACGTCGGAATCTTACAGTACGGCTTTAACCGCGCTTTGCGTAACGGTTGGGTGGCGGAGCCTTTGCCGGTATTGGCTGCGGGGGAGCCACGGGTTTTCTGGGATGCTTTGCAAAGTCAAGAGGCGCACTGGGAAGAAATTGATGCTGCGCGGGAATATGCGATTTTAGGCGCTAAAGTGAGTTTTTTGGAGGTGCAACATACCGTTCCATGTTATGCGGTCAAGGTGGTAGATCGTTCGGAGCGCGTGTTTGTCTATTCCGCTGACACAGCTTACTTTGAAGAAGGCTTGGTCGACTTTGTTGCCGGCGCCGACGTGTTTCTATGCGAAGCCACCAACTTTGAAGGAAGTGTGCATTCTGTTGGGAGAGGACATATGAGTGCCGGAGAGGCGGGACGTTTGGCCGCTGCGGCGGGTGTCGGTAAGTTAGTGCTGACCCACTTGCCTTCCGACGGCAATTTTGAAGCGATGCGGCAGGAAGCTAAGGCGGAGTTTAGTGGCCAAGTCTTGCTGGCGAGTGAGGTTGGGTGGTGGAAGTTTAGGTGAGTGAGTTGTTGTGAGCGCGGCGCTGGGCAGGCGCACACATATTGGAGCGTTTGTTGTGAGCGCGGTACTGAGCGCACACATATTGGGGCGCTTGTTGTGAGCGCGGCCCTGGGCAGGCGCACACATATAGGAGTGTTTGTTGTGAGCGCGGTACTGAGCGCACACATATTGGGGCGCTTGTTGTGAGCGCGGCCCTGAGCGCACACATATAGGAGTGTTTGTTGTGAGCGCGACCCTGAGCGCACACATATAGGAGTGTTTGTTGTGAGCGCGGTACTAGGCGCACACAAATAGGAGCGTTTGTTGTGAGCGCGGTACTAGGCGCACACATATTGGAACGCTTGTTGTGAGCGCTGCCCTGGGCGCACACATATAGGAGCGCTTGTTGTGAGCGCTGCCCTGGGCGCACACATATAGGAGTGTTTGTTGTGAGCGCGACCCTGTTACAATTGGTTCCATTTTGAGTAACTTATTCTTTATTGTCGTTGTTGGGTAATTATGAAAGAGGTAAAACCCGTAAATATCTCGGAATTTCTGAGATGCTTACGGGTTTTTTGGTTTAAAAAATCATCATTCTTGAACTTGCTGTGAATCGTTTGTATTCGAGAATTTATTATAAATTACCAATAGGAAGATGACGATTACCAAGACGATAGTTCCCAAGACCCAAGTCATATTCGATTTATCGTTCTCCTGAGATCCAAGGGATCGAATCAACATCGCAATATTACTATTACCAATCGGTCCGATAAAAGCGTTAATCGTATATTCTTGGAGTTTATAGATCATAGTGATAATAAAAGTCGAAATAAATATCGGTGTTATAATTGGGAAAATAACTTTTCGCATGGTGTAAAATTCACTAGCACCCAACATGGAGGAAGCTTCATCCAAATCCGTGCTAATTCGTTGAATTGCTGAGTAAAAATTTTTATAAGCCAAGGTTACGGATAATAATGCGAGAATAATGATTAATAACGAATAGTCACCATAGAGCGCTTGATTACCAACAAACCATTGAGGAACGTTGAATGTTACAATAACCGCAATGGCATAGCCAACATCAGAAATGAAGGTTGGGAAATGTGCCATCCCATTGGCAAGGCTTTTGAATTTCCAATTCGTTCTAAGGGAAATCAAAGCAAGCACTAAAGCAATAATAACCGTAATGATGGCCACAATGAATGACTGTTCAAAGGTATATTTTAAACTGTCAACGATATCGCCATAGTTCCAGATATTTGAGAAACCAGATAAGGTAAAGTTATCCAGCGTAAATGTTCCAGAACTTTTTGGTGGGAAAAATGAGAATAAAACCACGAAAATGATTGGCAACATTAGCACAATAATAAGCAACCAAATATATAGGGTGAATAAGTTATGGGCAACTTTACTCTTAAATCTATAAGTTGTAAAGGGTGTGTATTTTACGGATAGTGTTGTCGTACGTTTCCGACTAAAATACTCAATGAGAATCAAAGAAATAATAACTAACAATGAACTAATGATGGATAACATGGAAGAAATGTGTAAATTACCAGATTGTCTTGCCGTGTTAATTCCAACCGTCAAAGTAATAAAACTACCACCAATCATTGAAGGTGCTGCATACGATCCCATGCCACCGATTAAAGTTAACCCCGCTGCACTAGCAATGGATGGCAGTAAAGGGATAAAGAATGAATCTTTAAAGACTTTAAATTTACTAGCTCCCAGTATAATACTACTTTCCATTTGGCTTTTATCAATTTTTGTTAAGCCGTAACTAATAATGACATAAAAATTAATGTATTGTGATAGCGCGTGAATTAAAAGAATCGGCCAAAAACCAGTAAAGGAATATAATTGTTCTTCACTCCCGGTTATAGCAGTAAGAATATTGCCTAAAACGCCTGTAGGACCGAATATATTAACGCAAGCATAAACAAAGAGGGTTCCCGGTAAACAAATAGGTAGTAAGGCGATGATTTTACCAATGAACTTTCCATTAAAATCATAAAAGTTAAAGGCGAAGGCTAAAGAAAAGCCTACAATACCACAGACAATAACCGTCGCAAAACCTAATCCCAATGTGTTTAGTATGTATTCCCCGTACTTGTCGTTGGTAAACATTAACTCTAACCATCGAAAAGTAAATTCACCTTCATTAGTCGTGAAACTCTCGACAAAGGTTGTGATTGAAGGAATAACTAAAAACGCAACAAATAAATATAAAATTGGAATAAACAAAAATAGCAACCATTTATTCTTCATATTAATGACGTTATTCTTCATATTAATCACGCAATCCTTGGAATTTACTGGCATCAATATAGAAATCGACGAAACTATCAAGTTCAATGTTACCTATTGTTTCAATGTCATCACCAGAAATAAAAGCTTCCAGGTTATATTTACCTGCTATTTCAAGCATGATTGAAGCATAAGGACCATAAAGTCTTTTTCTTTTTAGAATGCCTTGTAATTTATGACTTGATGGTTTCTCCTTGATGGCAATATGTTCATTACGTAAGCCAACAAATTTCTCTGTAAAAGGTAATTTTTGTTTGATAATGTCTTCCCATTCACTTTTTAGGAGAATGTTGTTATCCCCAATAAAATTAGCCACAAATGTATTCGAAGGGTTTCTATAAATATCAAGGTTGGTTCCTTTTTGAGAAATATTTCCATCATTAAAAACAATGATTTCATCACTAATTAAGAGGGCTTCTTTTTGATCGTGGGTCACGTAAATAGTCGTGACATCTAGACTTTTTTGAATATCCATTAATGATTCTAACATGGACTCTTTTAGTTCCGCATCCAGGTTAGACATTGGTTCATCTAATAGGAGAATATTAGGGTGTAAAACCAATGAACGGGCAATGGCTACGCGCTGCTGCTGACCTCCTGAAAGTTGACCTATTTGTTTATGCTTATGTTCATCTAGCCGTGAAATACCAATGATGTCATCGGCTCTCTTAGCAATCTCTTCTTTTGAAAGTTTTTGCACTTTTAAGCCATAAATAATATTTTCATAGGCAGTTAAATGAGGAAAGAGAGCGTAGTTTTGAAACACAAATCCAATGCCACGTTTTGAACTTTCTTTATTAGTAATATCTTCCCCATTAAAAAGAATTTGCGATCCCTTATCAGAATTTTCTAAACCAGCAATAATACGTAAGGTTGTTGTTTTCCCACACCCTGATGGTCCTAAAAAAGTATATAATTTCCCATTCTCTAATTGTAAATTGATATCTTTTAAGACTTTAGATGACCCGAATGTTTTGGAAACATTGATTAACTCTAACATCGATTCCAACCAACTTTCTATGTACGATAAATTACATAAATTTTTCTAGATGCTCTTTAGCGTCAACTAAAGATTCTTTGTTTTCATAAAAGGCTTCAATCAACATTGTGCCATCATAATTTGCTTGTTTTAAACTATTAAATACGAGTTCATAATCCATCCCTTTATTTAGCGTACCAGGTAAAGCGTGTAAATCACAAAGCCCATCATTATCATTAATATGAATGTGTCCTAGGTGAGTAGCGATGTCACTTGGGAATGTTTGTAAATTTTGTTTGGCACGATTTGCATGACCGACATCATAGACGGCATTTATTTTAGGGTGATTGGCTAATTCAATGATATTTATTTGATCTTCAGGACTATAAACCACTTCAACATCTAAAAGAACATTTTCAATACCAATATGTGTGTCGTAATCTAACTTATCGGTAAAAACGGCTAATTCTTTGATCACGCTTATTGAACGGTCGTAAACTTCTTTGCGACGACTCATCGCAATGTCATAGATTAGTTTGTGTTCAGGTAAATCGATGCGGTCGCTTAAATCTTGATTACCAGTTGTAGCGGCATGTAAAACATATTGTTTAATACCGAATTCACGTGTATCGGCAATTGATCTTTTTAAAATATCAATCATGAGGTCAACAACTTCTTGATTACGATTACCATAATCTAATACTGGTAAATGAGCAGTGACGATGGGTTGATATTTATTTATGACTTTACGTAAAACTTTGAAATAATCGACTAAATACTCGTCAAATTCATTAAAGGGATTGGCGCTTATCTCAATCCCTTTAAAGATATTATTTCCAAGTAAATAATCTGCATAGCTTTCTAGTTTTTCAATATCTAAACCAAATCTAAATTGGTATAAGAAATCCATGCAAATTGTCTCCTTTTATTGGCTTAGAACCATTCGTTGTAAATTTTATCCATGTATTCATCGTAGTTATCAGTTAATTCAATCCAGTCGACTGGGAATACTTCATATTCTTGTGACATCCATTCTTTTGAAGTATCTTGACGTGCTTGAGGGTCAGTTGGAACACGGTTAAATGTATCAGCTAAGAATAATTGAGTATCATATGAACCGATGAAGTCCATAAATGCTTGAGAAGCAGCTAATTTAGCTTCGTCTTGTTCAGTACCAGCAATAATTGCGGCCGCATCTTGAATTTCAATGATTCCTTCTTCAGGCGTTAAACTATATTCTAACGGTCCGCCTTCAGCGATGTAGTTTTCCCAAGTAGGAATAACAAACAGACTCACAGCAGCTCCGTCAGTGTTATTCATAATTTTATCTTTTTGAATATCACCTGCTGGACGTTCGATAACATTTTCATTAAAGGCTTCAAACCAAGCCTTACCTTCTGTATCTAAAGTACCTTCTGCATCAAATTTGCTTGCAATAACAGCTAAAGAAGTAGATGTAGCTGCTGATCCAGCGCTAGCTGTAATGATTGAATCGTTATATTTTTCATCAGCTAATTCTAACCAAGAAGTTGGCATTTCAACACCAGATTCAGTATTAATACCAAAAGTAGTAGGAGAAACCATAGGAACAGCAAAAGCATTGTCTTCACCGATGTAAGAAGCATCCACATTTTCAGCCCAAGCTACTTCATAAGGAACTAATAAATCTTGATTTTTTAAATTATAGAAATAACTAGTCGGACCACCATATAAGATGTTGGCTTGAGGGTTTTGTGCTTCAGCAATGATTCTTTGTAAAGCTTCTGCACCACCGATGTCTTGAATAATCACATTAATGCCTTCGTTTTCTGCTTCGAATTTATTTTTGATTTCGGTTAACAATTCAATTCCGTGTGGTGAGTAAACGATAATGTCTGTTGTTTCTTGAGCACTAACACTTTGACCAGCAAATAAGCTCATTGATAATGCTGCGACACTTAAAAACTTAGCAAATTTTTTCATGAAAATTAGCTCCCTTAGATTAATTATGAGTGATAAAACCCATATTGACAGTATACTTAGCGATTGTTAATTACTTGTAAAAAATAGGTAAATTAACATTTTTACGTTATTTTTACAATGAAAATTCAAAAAGTAAATATTGTGTAAATACTGATATTAACAGTCGTGTGCAAAGAGAATAACAGTCAGTATAAAAGTCAGATAGCTTTTGATAAAAATCATCGTTATTATATTAAAAACAATATAACGTAAAAAAACGGGTAATGTTGCGTTCAAGCAACATTACCCGTCAGTCATCATTACCCCTACTTAAACTCTACCAACAAATAGACCCCTCCATCCTCATAATCCTCTGTACGACTGAGGTACATCACCACAATTTGTAGGCGGATCTCATCGTTTTCAACGACAAAAGTAGCAGCCTCCGGCGTCAACACATTGCCAAGTGGATCCTGTACATAGTCTTCACCAAAGATGGTATCAAACAATACTTGGGTATCATAGGTCAACAAAGTTTGCCCGCTTGGGTCAACAATGGCTAACTGTAAGTAGTCGTTGTTATTAAAGGTTTGCTCAATGTGATAGATAGCATCAGCGTGCTCAAAAATAATCGGATCCAATGCCTCGTCTGCCTCGTCCTGAGTGTAAATGTATAGAGGTAGGAAGGTATCAAAACCTTCTATATTAATACTGGGGTGCTCTGCCCAATCCCAAAAGGCATTTTCTTGGGTCATATCCATCTCAAACGCGGAAAGGTCATAGGCTCGGTCAAAACCAAAGACGTCATCAAAGTCGCGATAAAGATCAAAATCGTCGGGTAAAAAGTGATTCGGATAGCCCATTTGATCAATATAGGAAACCAGCTCCGTAATAAGCACTTTATCTTCCCCGGAAATATTGTTTTTAGCCACCACCTGATCACCCACCAACATCTCATTAGACTCCAAAACAGCTTCCAGTCGATTCATATGGTCCGTGCGACTCAACGTAAAGGCGTCGAGCGGGGGCACGATGGAAATCACTGATAAAATCAATAGAATCACCGCACTCAAACCATGCCATTTTTCTTTATTGAAACTAAATATCACTGCTGCTAGCGTTGAAAAGACGCCGAACAAGATAACAAAGTAACGCCCATGTGTTAAGCCAACTTCTTGAATACGTAAAATGGATGCGATGGTTTGAAATAAGACAATCGGTAATAAGATTTTCGGAAACCAACGTCGATAAATGATCAGATATTTATTGGAAAGGTTAAAGGATAGTAGGTAGACGATAAGGCTGATGATGGCATAGGAAACGAGCAGGGGCTCAAGGAGGTTGTCGCTCCAAAATTGACCGGTGATATTTATTAGGATATAAGCAATTAGGATGAGGGTGTAAATTAAGGTGAGCGGAATGATAATGTTGGTCAACAGTACTTCAAAGAAGCGCGGGACGCTAAAGGCGTGTGTGTCGGCGTCGGTGCGGTAGGTCGGGATGAGTGAAAGGGCGTAAATGGGCGCGAACAGAATCCAGATAATATTAACCAGGTGCGAAATCACGCGGTCGTCTAAGCGGAAAAGCAAATTGTCTATGGCCGAATAAATGGCCAAAAAGCCGAGGGTCAGGATGGCGGCGAAAAGCATGGAGGTGAAGATGGCTTTTATAACGGCGAGCAGGTTTTGGTGAAAGGCAAGTGAGTTGTTGATGGTTGGGATCCAAATAAAGGCAATGAGTAGGGCGAATAGAATCACGCTCGTTTTGATTGGAAATTCAATATTATAAACGGACAGGGGCGCCAAGATGAAATAATAGGCAACGGTCAAAAGAACGGCGGCTGCCATCAGTGCATAACGCCGATTGGCTTGGGCAGTAAAGAAACGTTCAAAAATGATTTGGGCAACGGCGGCTAACATGGCGCCAACAATGAAGGTCACAATGAACCGCATATAAGATTCCTGAGCGTTTTCAATATTCAAAGCATTCATAATTGTTGCGGCGACCAAAAGTATAGACGTTAACGGAAAGCGACTGAAAGACTGACTAAAGTTGGTGAAACTTTGTCTCACTCGATCTGTAAAGCGCATGATACCACCCCTTTCAAAGGCCAAACCTAAAGTAAATACCTCTTCTACCTTGAGTATAAAGCGGTTTCAGGTTTTGGTCAATTTTTATGGATGGCGGTGAGGGGGTGCGCAGGGGCAAGCGGATAGAGAGTGTAACCAAAAGTAAGCGGGAAGTGAAAGGGGGTTGAATAAAGCTAATCGGTCATCAAAAACCTAATTTCATGACCGAATAAAGCTAATCGGTCATCTGCTCGATTAGCAAAAGACAGAATAGCCTTAATCGGTCATCTGCTTGATTAGGAAAAGACCAGGGTAAGAAGGTTAGCCTATTCAGTTCAAAATCCGGTAAAAAGTAAGTGGTCAATGAAAAATGTTATTTTCACTCAGATATTTCCATGTGATATTAACTTAGATGAGCATTGAAAGACAGCTTATTACTTCCCACTTACTCAATCAAGTGAAAAATTCTGTTCCAATTTATTAAACCAGCCCCCATCTACCCCCTAACAGAATCAACCGAACAAGAAAATCGCCACCCACCAAGGGGTTTTGATTGACATCAACGGCAATCGGTGGTATCATTCTAATATATATTTGATTAACTAAACAGGAGGATTTGCAATGATATTTAATAATGTGGTAGACGCCATTGGTTATACACCGATGGTTAAAATTAATGGACTTGATGAGAGTTATGCCGATATTTATGTGAAGTTGGAAAAAAACAATCCGAGTGGGTCGGTGAAAGACCGCCCTGTGAAATATATTATTCAAGATTTGATGGATAAGGGTGTATTGAAACCCGGCGGAACGATTGTAGAATCGACATCAGGAAATACGGGGGTCGGGCTCGCCATGGTTGGCGCCGCCCTGGGCATTAAAGTGATTATCGTCATGCCCGACTCCATGAGTGTGGAACGAAGAATGTTGATGCAAGCCTATGGGGCGGAACTTGTTTTAACGCCAGCGGCGGGTGGAATGAGTTTGGCCGGTGAAAAAGCGGAAGAAATTGCCAAAGAACACAACGCGCCGATTTTCGGACAATTCACTAACGAAGCCAATGTGACATCGCATGAAGAAACAACCGCACGCGAAATTTTGGCTGATTTGCCCGATGTGGATGGCTTCTTAGCAGGAATTGGCACCGGCGGGACGGTTTCAGGTGTGGGTCGCGCGTTAAAAGCCAACAATCCTGAAACAGTCATTTGGGCAGTTGAACCAGCGGCGTCGCCTTTATTAACGAAAGGTGAAGCAGGCCCCCACAAAATTCAAGGCCTAGGAGCCAACTTTGTGCCTGAAATTTTGGACCGCTCTGTCATTGACCACATCGAAACCGTCACAAACGATGAAGCGATTGACACAGCTGTTGAATTAGCAAAAACACAAGGGATTTTAGCCGGCTTTTCTTCTGGCGCTAATTATGTTGGAGCCCTAAAACTGGCTAAAAAGCTTGGGAAAGGCAAGAAGGTCGTCGTCGTTTTCCCAGATAGCGGGGAACGCTACTTATCTTCCGGGTTATTTGGAAATGGACAAACCGAATAAATATCACCGTGAAAACCCCCAAGATCTTGCCCAGTACATTTATGAAAATGATCCTGCAGCAACGAGCGTTGAGGAAGTCATCGACTTATACCCTGGCTTCAAAGCCGTGATGAACCATAGACAAGCCCACCAATTGTATTTAGAAGGCAAACTGTATGAGGCTAGAAAAGTCTCGGAAGCCTCGCGAACCGAGACGGGTATTGAAATTCATGCTGGCGCCAAGTTAGGCAACAATATTTTCATCGATCATGGTATGGGCGTGGTGATTGGTGAAACAGCAGTGGTCGGAGACCGAGTGAAAATTTTCCACGGTGTCACCTTGGGCGGCACAGGCAAGGAAAAAGGTGTCAAACGCCACCCCACCATCGAACACGATGTGGAAATTGGCACCAACGCCACGTTGTTGGGCGACATCACGATTGGTCACCATGCCAAAATTGGCGCTGGAGCCGTCGTCTTGAAAGACGTACCCGCTTACGCCACCGCTGTAGGCGTTCCGGCAAGGATTATCTTGCGAGATTCTGAACCGTTTAAATAAATATCCCTGAACATTCAATGTCGTTAAGATGATGTTGGATGTTTTTTTGACTCGGAAAAACTTATAAAGCATGCTTAGATAGGATTATGAGCAATATAATTTATTAAAAGACGTTGCTCCCCAGATTTCAAGGGGCAGTAACGTCTTTTTTAGTTTTCAGCAAACAGAAAACGAATGGACGTTGTCATTACGATGTGTTACAATTATTGTATGGAGGTGTGCATCAATGAGTAAAACAGTTAATTTAAATGTGAGGATTCAACCAGAAATTAAAAATCAAGCAGAAGAGATTCTAAATGATTTGGGGCTCTCGGCATCGACGGCAATTAATATTTTTTACCGTCAAATTATTGAGCAACAGGGGCTGCCTTTCGAAGTGAAACATCGAGATAACAACAATACTTTAAGTAAAGAATCAATTTATCAAGAAATTGATAAGGGCTTGAAATCTTATTTAGAAGGAAAAGTTACACCTGTTGAACGAGTATTAGAAGAGTTGAAACAGGAGTATAATAATACAATCTAATTAAAAGACGTTACTCTCCCCAGATTTCCAGGGGTAGTAACGTCTTTTTTGCAGAGATATTTATTTAGGTTTTTAATTTCATTTGGACAATTGTTCCGTCTTGGGCGTCAACTTTAACTTCGGTAATGTCTGTTCCGCTGGGGTCAGCCATTTCCACTTTCCAAACGGTGCGTTGACCAGCGCGGTCCATTTCCCATTGGAAGGCTTGGCCGACCTGGGCATTATTTAAGGCCAACTGGTTAATTTCCGCAAGGGGCAGGAGGTTGGTCAGATTCAAGGCTTTGCTTTGGCGGCGAATAGGATCCTGGTCTTTGGTTTTAAGAGGCTTTTGGTGCTGCTTCATGGTCGCGCCGGTTTGCGCATTGATTTCAAGGGTGTGACGGTAAGTGCCATCATTACCAACCATGTCATATTTTATAAAGGGTCCTTCATATTCGATTTGCAATTTATTGATGTCGTTGTTCGGATACTGGGTCAAAAAGGTGTCAATAGCAGCTGCGACAGAGATGATGCCTAACTGGTCTTCGAATACATGTGTCATGTTTTCCGCCTCCTATCCGTGATTTATTTATCTTTCAATATAATTATACCATAAAATAGGATGAGTAAACAGCCTGCGCGTATGAGACTCAATAAATCCTTAAAAATGACAAGCCCCCTGAAAATCGCTACAATAAATACATTAAGAAAAATAATGACAAGAGGTGCAACATGGAAATTAAAAGAGGCGACCAAGTGATTCATTTAGTGGGGCAAACGTTAGCGGTTGGGGATAACCTACCCAATGTTGAGCTCGTTGATCGTGATCATCAACCCGTTCAGTTGGCGGATTTTGTTAAAGGGACAACCGTGATTAGTATTGTGCCCGAC
This window of the Fundicoccus culcitae genome carries:
- a CDS encoding extracellular solute-binding protein, whose protein sequence is MKKFAKFLSVAALSMSLFAGQSVSAQETTDIIVYSPHGIELLTEIKNKFEAENEGINVIIQDIGGAEALQRIIAEAQNPQANILYGGPTSYFYNLKNQDLLVPYEVAWAENVDASYIGEDNAFAVPMVSPTTFGINTESGVEMPTSWLELADEKYNDSIITASAGSAATSTSLAVIASKFDAEGTLDTEGKAWFEAFNENVIERPAGDIQKDKIMNNTDGAAVSLFVIPTWENYIAEGGPLEYSLTPEEGIIEIQDAAAIIAGTEQDEAKLAASQAFMDFIGSYDTQLFLADTFNRVPTDPQARQDTSKEWMSQEYEVFPVDWIELTDNYDEYMDKIYNEWF
- a CDS encoding sugar phosphate isomerase/epimerase family protein, encoding MDFLYQFRFGLDIEKLESYADYLLGNNIFKGIEISANPFNEFDEYLVDYFKVLRKVINKYQPIVTAHLPVLDYGNRNQEVVDLMIDILKRSIADTREFGIKQYVLHAATTGNQDLSDRIDLPEHKLIYDIAMSRRKEVYDRSISVIKELAVFTDKLDYDTHIGIENVLLDVEVVYSPEDQINIIELANHPKINAVYDVGHANRAKQNLQTFPSDIATHLGHIHINDNDGLCDLHALPGTLNKGMDYELVFNSLKQANYDGTMLIEAFYENKESLVDAKEHLEKFM
- a CDS encoding ABC transporter substrate-binding protein → MKKFVKRLAVTSLLLSSILATNVAVSAQEVNESLEGEIEFYTSQPDVDAEQLVAAYNELFPNVTVNIFRSGTEEVVSKINAEATAGEVLADVILLADAVTFESFKEQDMLLEYASPEAEAIDPAFVDADNFYAGTKIMTTGIVYNTDNVEEAPTSWSALTDEANAEQVVMPSPLYSGAAAYNLGVLTRSEGFGWEFYEALQANSPMITEGNGAVVENVASGQMSYGMIVDYLAIRAMNNGSPVAFVYPEEGVPVITEPIGIMSATQEVEIAQTFVDFVLSEAGQQLQADLGYAPIRNGVEAPEGLRTAEELDTVLSADMNELFQNRDADKQQFDDLFAQ
- a CDS encoding ABC transporter ATP-binding protein — translated: MLELINVSKTFGSSKVLKDINLQLENGKLYTFLGPSGCGKTTTLRIIAGLENSDKGSQILFNGEDITNKESSKRGIGFVFQNYALFPHLTAYENIIYGLKVQKLSKEEIAKRADDIIGISRLDEHKHKQIGQLSGGQQQRVAIARSLVLHPNILLLDEPMSNLDAELKESMLESLMDIQKSLDVTTIYVTHDQKEALLISDEIIVFNDGNISQKGTNLDIYRNPSNTFVANFIGDNNILLKSEWEDIIKQKLPFTEKFVGLRNEHIAIKEKPSSHKLQGILKRKRLYGPYASIMLEIAGKYNLEAFISGDDIETIGNIELDSFVDFYIDASKFQGLRD
- a CDS encoding MBL fold metallo-hydrolase: MRLEVLGFWGGTPERGGATSGYLLHLDQGVLMLDCGSGVMSELSRRMAFHKVRYLILSHLHFDHIADVGILQYGFNRALRNGWVAEPLPVLAAGEPRVFWDALQSQEAHWEEIDAAREYAILGAKVSFLEVQHTVPCYAVKVVDRSERVFVYSADTAYFEEGLVDFVAGADVFLCEATNFEGSVHSVGRGHMSAGEAGRLAAAAGVGKLVLTHLPSDGNFEAMRQEAKAEFSGQVLLASEVGWWKFR
- a CDS encoding ABC transporter permease, whose amino-acid sequence is MKNNVINMKNKWLLFLFIPILYLFVAFLVIPSITTFVESFTTNEGEFTFRWLELMFTNDKYGEYILNTLGLGFATVIVCGIVGFSLAFAFNFYDFNGKFIGKIIALLPICLPGTLFVYACVNIFGPTGVLGNILTAITGSEEQLYSFTGFWPILLIHALSQYINFYVIISYGLTKIDKSQMESSIILGASKFKVFKDSFFIPLLPSIASAAGLTLIGGMGSYAAPSMIGGSFITLTVGINTARQSGNLHISSMLSIISSLLVIISLILIEYFSRKRTTTLSVKYTPFTTYRFKSKVAHNLFTLYIWLLIIVLMLPIIFVVLFSFFPPKSSGTFTLDNFTLSGFSNIWNYGDIVDSLKYTFEQSFIVAIITVIIALVLALISLRTNWKFKSLANGMAHFPTFISDVGYAIAVIVTFNVPQWFVGNQALYGDYSLLIIILALLSVTLAYKNFYSAIQRISTDLDEASSMLGASEFYTMRKVIFPIITPIFISTFIITMIYKLQEYTINAFIGPIGNSNIAMLIRSLGSQENDKSNMTWVLGTIVLVIVIFLLVIYNKFSNTNDSQQVQE
- the surE gene encoding 5'/3'-nucleotidase SurE, whose translation is MLSIRQFLVTNDDGVNAQGIKVLTNVLSQFGQVTVVAPDRERSGHGHSITTKTPLRAAKLSHNDTVTVYSVDGTPVDCLKWGLETLFADKQPDLVLSGINHGANVGQDVFYSGTIGAAREAILYGLPAIALSAARDADERIHYDWVAEILGRYIQPLLEISLPRQTLLNVNIPGTQPVDVKGIQVVEMDVEAKRFDIIKDSDSRGSDIYWMKSLFNVEGKAQSQDLQAVKEGFVTVSPVSVGSANVEVLNNIEKQMEALS